Within the Bacillus pumilus genome, the region TGCCGGCACCTGTTGCGATCACCATTAACTCTGGGCTCACACCTGTGAGTCCAATCAAAGGAGCAGAAATGCCAGCCGCTGTGAGTCCGGCGACAGTGGCTGACCCTAAAGATACACGAAGGACCGCAGCAATCAACCAGGTGAGAAGCAGTGGCGAAAGTGTGCTTCCTTGCATGATTCCTGCAATGTATTGATCAACACCGCTATCAATGAGCACCTGTTTAAAGGCGCCGCCACCTGCAATAATTAATAAAATCATCGCAATAGAACCGATAGAATCTGTGATTGATTTCATCACATCCTGCATGCCCTTTCCTCTGCCAAGTCCAAACGTGTAGATAGCAAGAAGAACGGAGATTAACAGTGCAATCGCCGGCTCGCCTAAAAACTCAGCGGTTGGCAGTAATGGGGAAGACGGAAAGAAAATTTCTAAAACTGCTCTGAAAGTCATGAGCAATACAGGCAAAACAGCGGTGAAAATGCTGATGCCGAAGCTTGGCATTTCTTCTTCTGTAAATTCCTTTGGATTAAATAAGTTCATTGGAATATGTGCGTGTAGCTGATCTTTTTTAAATAATTTCGTAAAGAGAAGTCCACCTACTAAAACAGCAGGAATCGCTAAAATAATCCCAACTAATAAGGTTTGTCCCATGTTTGCTTGAAAAACATTTGCAATGGCAGTCGGCCCTGGGTGAGGAGGGAGGAAGCCATGTGTGGTGATGAGTGCAGCGACGAGCGGCATACCCACATAAAGCACAGGAAGTCTTGCAGCTTGAGCGATCGTAAAGACTAGTGGAATTAAGATAATGAATCCGGTTTCATAAAATAAAGCAATTCCGATCACAAACCCAGTCAGCATCGTTGCCCATTGAATCTTTCCAATACCGAATCGATCAATGAGTGTCATCGCAATGCGCTGAGCTCCGCCCGAATCAGCCATCAATTTACCAAGCATCGCACCAAAACCGAGAACGAGTGCGAGATGCCCGAGCGTACTGCCGAGTCCTTTTTCGACGGAAGCAATCGCTTCAAGTGGTGACATTCCTTCTAAGACAGCGACAATTAAAGAAACAATAATCAAAGATATGAAAGCGTTTAACTTAAAGACAACCATAAGTAAAAGCAATAATAAAACGCCAAGTCCGATAAACACTAACGACATGGTCTTTCCTCCTTTGTGGTGCATAAAGGAGTGTATAAACACCCCTATGCTTTATCCTTCAAGTATGTCTACAGCTTCTTTTAACGTATTCCTTGAACCAACATTTCCCGGGAAAATCACATAAGACATGAAAGGGAATTTACTATCTTCACCTGTTTGCCAAACGGGAATGCCTGGTTTGATCTGCCCTGCTACGGTTGCGCGTTTCACGTGAAGTCCTCTAGTTCCAATATCACTGGAGGTAATGCCACCTTTGGCAATGAGATACTTAGGGCGAATTGTAAGACGCTGGACAATGCTTGTCACAGCATCACTAATTTTTACAGAGAGCTTTAATTCTTCCTCCTGACGATCATTCCCAAGGTCAAGCCGTTCTCTTCTTGTATAAACTGCAACAGATTGACCAGATGCTAATAATGCTTCAGTTTGCTGAATCACACGGTCAATTTCTTGTTGAAATGCTTCAGGCTTCAGCACGAGGTGTGTATTGAATTCGATAAAAGCTACCTCTTTATTTTGTTGAAGCGCTTTTAATTGATCTGTTGTCTTCTTCACATGAGAACCAATCATAATGAGACCACCGTGTGGGCTTTGTTCTTGTATCAAGTCATGTCTTGTTAATAAGGCACGATCCCCTATACCGCCAAGAACTTTTGTAAGTGCCGCTGCACTTCTGAACATAAGTTGCTTTCCTGCTTGAATGGCTTCTATGAGAGCAGTGACAAAGACTTTGACATCATCATAGTCCACAGCGTTTACAACCACTTTTTTAAAATCAGTCACACTCAAGAGCTGATTTTTTATTTGATTCATTCGTAAAGCCCGTAGATCATCTAACGAAATGTAAGTGGTGTTCTCTTTCGTGAAAGATCCGTCTGACTTTTCTTCAATCCATTCTCCGAGATGAGATGACTGAAAGCCGAATGTGCGATCTTGTGCAAATTCTGTGTTACCAGCAGGAATTAATTCTTGTCCTTCTTGGACGTAATGAATATTGTTGATCGTCAAGCGTCCACCTTCTTGGAAAAAAGGAAGAAGGATTTCTCCATCGAATTGGCGGGAGCTTTGCTGTTCAATCGTGGTTCTGAGTACTTCTGTTTCCAGCGGGAAGTGTCCACGAAGAGTGGAATCTCCTCGGCTGACAATGATGAAATCCTGATCAAGCCGTTCCGCTACCTTTACAATTGTTGAAGCGATTGTTTCGTGTACAGCGATCGTTTCCTTCTCAGTCATACTGCGAGAATTGGTCAAAATAAAAAACATGCGGCTGTCTTCAAGAAAACCAGCTTCGATGCTTTCTTCTGACCAATCGGTGAAAACAGAGACGCCATGTACGGTTTGAATCCCTGTTGGATCATCATCTAATACAATGACTTTATGATGAAAGCTGTTCAGTGCTTGTTCGTATGCTGCTTGAATGATTTTTGAATCCGCTTTCGGAAGAGCATTCAGTATGTCAGTGCTTTTCTTCATAACCATCTCATCCTTTCTTCACTTCGACATGAGCCATTTTTTCGTAATATTGAACGATGCCGCCATGGTCAAGCCCAGATTTTCCGTCGGCTTTGAGCGCGTGGAAGATTTCGAGCAGCTGGCTAGAAAGAGGGAGAGGAACGCCGATATCGTGAGCCGTTTCCATCACATTGGTTAAATCCTTTAAGTTAATGTCGATACGTCCGCCTGGTTCAAAGTTACGTTCTAAGATGAGAGGGACTTTTGCATCAAGAACGGCACTTCCTGCCAGCCCACCGCGAATAGCTTCATACATTTTGTCAATGGCAATGCCCGATTTAGCAGCAAGAACGAGCGCCTCGGACATAGCGGCAATATTTAAGTTGACGATGATTTGATTGGCGAGCTTCGCTGTTGTTCCGCTCCCATTTGTGCCAACTAATACAACCTCTGTGCCCATCGCAAGCAGGACATCCTTCACTTGCTCAAAGATGGCTTCTTCGCCGCCAGCCATGATGGCAAGTGTTCCGTCTATTGCCTTCGGTTCTCCTCCGCTGACAGGTGCGTCGATAAATTCCACCTGATGCTGTTTTGTAAGAGCAGCTAAAGCTCTAGAAGTAACAGGGGAAATTGAGCTCATATCTACGACAATCGTTCCAGGTTTAGCTGTAGTTAAAATGCCATGATCACCTGAAACAACAGCCTCTACGTGCTCTCCTTTAGGAAGCATTGTGATAATGATATCGCTTTCAGAAGCGGCATCAGCTGCTGAAACAGCACCTTTTGCTCCGGCTTTTTGTAACGCTTGAATCGCTTCCTCATTTAGATCGAAAACAGTCACAGTATGACCGGCTTTTAATAGATTAAGTGCCATAGGCTTTCCCATAATACCTAATCCAATGAATCCAAGTTTCTTTGTCACATTGAACGCCTCCTATATAGAAAACCCTTACAAAGAGCGCTTTCTTTTTCATTTGTTAGTATATATACTATCTTATTTATTTGATAGTAGGAAATAAACTATTGTTCATTTAATGTACATGACGTGATAGGAACGTGTCAACGGAAAATATGAGAAAAGTCACAAAAAAAGACCGGAATCAGCTCCGGCCTTTTGCGTTCATGTTTTATTTTTAGCTACGGCTAATCGAGATCTTTTCACATTTTCAATGGCATTTGATCCTAGTTCTAAAACAGCGGCAACGTATAGTACATCGATGATCACAAGCTGGTTAATACGGGAGATCATGGAGTCAGATCGATAGGTTGTCTCCCTAGAAGAACTGAGCAGATGAAAGTCAGATCGCTTTGCGAGTTCTGATTTCGGATAGCTAGTGATAGAGGCAATTTTTGCTCCCTTTTCTTTAGCAAATTGCACGGCATCGAGAATTTCTCTACTCTCTCCTGAATGGGAGATCGCAACGATAAAATCGTGTTCCGTGGCGTGAGTTGCAATCATGTTCATCATATGCGGATCACTGCATAGACTTACTTCAAAACCAAGCTGGAGGAACTTATGATAAGCATCCCCGGCAATAAAGCTGGACGCACCGGCTCCAAAAAAGACGGTTTTATGTGCCTGTTTCATTTGTTCAATAAATTGCGTGACGGCATGGTCTTCTACTATATGTTTCATATCTTGAATAGAGTTTGTTGTTAACTCTATGACCTTATGTTTAATGTCAGCTACACTATCGGATGCCTCGATTTCACCGTATATGGATTGGGGTGTATTGGTTGCTATATCCTGTGCGACATGGACACGAAACACTTGGTATGATTCATAACCAATTTTCCGTAGAAACCGAAAGATCGTCGTTTCACTTGTATTGCATTCAGAAGCGAGTGCACTAATGGAATGAAGCACAACCTTCTGAGGGTTTTCTAAAATGTAATTGGCAATCTTTTTCTGGGTCGGAGACAAACTATGAAACGTCGTCCGAATGTGACTAAAAATATTCTCTTCTATGATAAACACCACACTTCTTCATCTAGCATTCTACATTAAGCATACAGGAACTTATGAAAACGGTAAACAAACCCGAAGTGGGAAAATGAAGAATAATATGGAAATACTGCTTCTTTTGGTTCTTTTGTCATGGTATACTCAATTGGTAATAGACAAAAATGGGGGTTTTTACTATGACAATGAAAAAAGGCCTAACAATCAGTCTGCTCATTTTTTCACTGATTGTTTCGTTGTTTGCGCCAGTTGGATCTGCGGATGCCAAACAAGCAAAAAAAGCGAAAGTAAGCACACATTATTATAAAAAGAAAAAAACGTTTAAATATGCACAGGTGAAAAACCTAAGTAAGGCGCATATGAAAACCATCAATCGTGATTTAAAAGAAGACATCGCATTCTCTTATTCTACTTATTTATACTTAAAGGACGAAGCGAAAAAGGATGGCTTTGGGAAGATCACGTACGAAAGATCGTTTAAAACGAAATTTAACAATGGGAAGAAACTCAGTATCTTAAACTATGATTACATGAATGATGGTGGAATGCACGGCGATACGATGGTTTCCAGCATGAACTATGTGCTAACGAAGAAAAAGACAAAGCAAGTATTCTTGACAGACGTTGTGAAAACAAAGAAAAAGCGTACGAAAGTAAGAGATTATATTTATAACTACACAAAGAAACATAAGAGCAAATTCTATGCGAACCTGAAAAAAAGAGACATTGAAATCAACTACAACACGCAGTATTACTTTACGAAAAAGGGAATTGCTGTTGTCTTCCAGCCATATGAGATTTCACCTTACTATGTAGGGATACCGGTGATTCAAGTTCCTGCGAAAGTATATAAATAAAAAGAAAAACGACCACTGTATTTGGTCGTTTTTTTGCTATTTACTCAATGAAAAAGAGCCCCTGATGAGGCTCTTTTTTTAGATTTATACTTGTTTAGGTGCCTCGTTTAGTGGGTGACGGCGTTTTCCGTTGTAGTGGCGGCGCATACGAAAGATTTCAAACTCCGAAAGCTCTGCGCTTTTTCGTTTTGGTGTGCGGTTATCTTTTTTGAAAGAGAATAGTAAGTAGCAGCAAAGTGAAGCGATAATCAATAAAATCATCATATGACATTCCTCCAATTCATCCTATTCTTTAAGTGTAGACAGGGTGAGTGATGTTTATAACTGAAAATAAGCAGCAGAATCGGTTTAGTTCTTAAGATTTAGGTGATCTGCTAATTTAGGTCTAAAATACTGGTTGTTTTTAACTATTATATTTCCAGTTATTGCACTCGTCAAGAAGAATTTTTCTGGGGTTGTCTCTATTAGTACGAATAAGTGTCATAAAAGTTTCAGAAAATTGTAAACTTTTATTAAAAAACCGTTCCCGAACAGGAACGGTTGTAAACATATCTATGCTTTTTCTTCAAATAAACGGGCGATTTCTACGATAACTTCTGTTGCTTTCACCATGTTCTCGACAGAAATAAATTCATATTTACCGTGGAAGTTTTCCCCGCCAGTAAAGATGTTTGGCGTTGGAAGACCTTTATATGAAAGCTGGGAGCCATCTGTACCGCCGCGGATTGGTTCGATCACAGGTGTCACTGAGCGGTTTTCCATTGCTTCATGGGCAATATCCACAATGTGTTTCACCGGCTCAATTTTTTCTCTCATATTATAATATTGATCTTGAATTTTGAGATTGATGCTGTTTTCTCCGTAAATGGCTTTTAAGTCACTTGCTATTTTTTCAAATAGTGCTTTGCGATCGTTAAATTTGTCTTTATCAAAATCACGAATAATATATTGAAGCTCTGCTTCTTCGACTTCTCCTACAAACTTCGTGAGATGGAAAAACCCTTCATAGCCTTCTGTGTATTCCGGTGATTCATCAGATGGTAGCTTGTTGTGGAAGAGCATCCCAATCTTCGCAGCGCTGACCATTTTGTCTTTTGCTGTCCCAGGGTGGACATTGTTTCCTTTAATTGATACTTTCGCACCTGCTGCGTTAAAGCTTTCATATTGCAGCTCCCCGAGTGGTCCTCCGTCAATTGTATACGCATAGGAAGCGCCAAAGGCTTCCACATCAAATTTGTGCGGCCCTCTGCCAATCTCTTCATCTGGTGTAAAGGCGACGCGAATTTTGCCATGCTTGATTTCTGGATGCTCAATTAAGTAATGCATAGCGGTCATAATTTCTGCGATACCTGCTTTGTTATCCGCACCAAGTAAGGTTGTGCCATCTGTTGTGATTAGCGTATGTCCTTGATACTTTTGTAAATTTGGAAACTGTGTTGGAGATAAAACGATATGTAAATCTTCATTTAAGGTGATGTCGCCGCCTTGATAGTTTTCATGAAGCTGCGGTTTTACATTTTTTCCGGTGAAGTCAGTCGCTGTGTCGATGTGAGCCAGGAAGCCAATAGTCGGCACGTCTTTGTCTGTGTTAGACGGGATCGTCCCCATGACATATCCGTTTTCATCCATTGTTACTTCTTGAATCCCGATGGATTTCATTTCTTCAACTAGTTGTCTAGCTAAGTTCAACTGTCCTTCAGTTGATGGGCAACTTTCCTTATCTGCATCCGACTGTGTATCTACCTTCACATAACTTGTGAATCGCTGAATCATTTCTTCTTTCATGTATACGTCACTCCTTTTGTAGAATACGTTCATTTTATCACGTCTTGAATGCGCTTCATAACAAGAAAGGCTTTCTCTGGCAATTAGAGAGGAAAAAGACCTACTTTCATTTTATGATGTGTTGAATGGTTCTTTAGGGTGATTTTTTTGGGTGTCTTTTTATTTATAATGAGGACATATAAAATCATCCATTTGTACGTTAAATTGGGAGAAAGGGGTGCGAAAGTTGGATTCTAGTCAAACGCTGGCACTCGCTCAAAAGTTTCAGGAAGCAGCTGAGGAGATTCGGCAGTCAAAGCAGTTGCTGGAGAATCGGCTCAAGGCAGTAGTATCAGGCTGGCAAGGAGAAGCAAGGAATAAATTTGATCAAAGCTTTGAAGAAACAACAGCACGCTATGATCAATTTGAAAAGGACTTGCTTGAAACAAGTCAGGAACTGCGCGATGCAGCGGTCAAAATCGAGGAACGGAAAGCTGAAATAGCCAGAATGGAAGAGCTTGAGCGAAAGAGACGAGAAGAACGGAGAGAAAGAAACCGAGAAGGGAGATGATGTGATGGCACGTGACATAGTGGTTGATCCAGATCAGCTGACAGGGCTGGCGAATGATGTTGTAGGCGAACTGTCTGCCATAGAAACGAAGCACCGCGATTTACATAGTGAACTGGATGGTCTCATTTTAGGCTGTGATCCTCGGTATAGAAGCTGTTTTTCCGGCGTCGGGGATGCATGGGGAGCAGGACAAGCATTGATCAGTAAATTGAGCAGTGATGATATTGCGATTCGTCATGCAAAAGATAAAATGGTCGAAGCAGATGATATTTTACGGAAATTGTACAGTATCTATGATCAATATGGAACACTCACGAGCTTAGCTGGTATTGTGATGATGCAGGCGAAATACTACGGGCTTGGGATGACGACCTTCATTAAAGAAAATGGCCGTTATGCAGCGCAGCATTCAAAGCTACTGCTTGATTTGACGAGCCGGGTAGAAGGAACGAGATTTGACCGACTAGCAAGGATTTGGCTAAGCAATAAAGAATTATTAAAACGATCAAATTGGTCGATGGCTGATTTGGTCCATAAGAAATTCACAAAATTTTATCCTGACGATACAGTTGCATTTACGAATAGTGTCCGTGATTTTACAAAAGGAAGTATCAATTGGAAGGACACGGCTGCGATCAAGTCTGTTTTGAAAAATGGATCAAGATTTGCCAAAGGAAATGCCATCATTGCAACGGTAGTCACTGGTGCAACGGAAACGGTCGGCTGTGGTTTGAAAATTGCAGAGAACTATGCAGAATTCGGTGATCAGCCAGAAGTCCTGAAGCGTGAAAATGCGAAGGCTGTTGGAAATGCAGTGAACAATACGGTCTTTATCGCTGGCGGGTCTGTCGCAGGTGCCGTTGTCGGAGGAGCTCTTGGAAGCTTCGCAGGACCGATTGGAACTGTCGTTGGAGGAGCCATTGGTTCCGCAGTCGGTGGTTTTATAGGAGAAAAAGTTGCCAAGCTGACATCAGGATTTGCTGAGCAGGTTGCAGTGAAATTAAAGGACCCAATTCATGCAGTCGTGGATAAAGGGAGGCAAGCATTCGAGCTTGCGGGTCAAGGTGTGAAAGCAGTCAATGACACCATTGATCAGGCAAATCAGGTGATACATAAAGGGATAGAAAAAACAAAAGAAACCGCAGATTCGCTCATAAAAGGTGCAGGCGATTTCTTTAAGGGTGCATTTTCTTTTGGATAAGGAGAGATCAAGTTGGATCAGCTAAGTCTAAGTATTGAGGAACTCATCTTTAGTTTTTACAGTGAAGGCTATTTTGAACAGGGCATGTCCTTAAAGGAAGCCTATTACCCTGATGTAGAGGACGAGCGATTAGGTTTTTTATTTGAAATTGCGTGCCGCTCTTTGCTCGCAAAAGGTGTACTGGAATTTCAAAACAGACAATATCGTTATAAAGCGGAATACCGTCATTTCATTCAGGCGATGAATGATGCATCTCACACCATCAAGGCGTCTCGATTTGGGGATAAAGATGAAGAAATTAGTACCTCCTTTCACACGACACAGATGGGCGTATATGCGCATCATACGCTGTATGATCAACAAGTCCATCAGATTCAAAAACTGAAGGATGACCAGCAGGCAGAGGAACAAGTGACTGCCTTTTTCAACATACAGATGAGTGATCACCCTGAATCTGTCATGACCCTGCAAGCAGAGGAATTT harbors:
- a CDS encoding gluconate:H+ symporter translates to MSLVFIGLGVLLLLLLMVVFKLNAFISLIIVSLIVAVLEGMSPLEAIASVEKGLGSTLGHLALVLGFGAMLGKLMADSGGAQRIAMTLIDRFGIGKIQWATMLTGFVIGIALFYETGFIILIPLVFTIAQAARLPVLYVGMPLVAALITTHGFLPPHPGPTAIANVFQANMGQTLLVGIILAIPAVLVGGLLFTKLFKKDQLHAHIPMNLFNPKEFTEEEMPSFGISIFTAVLPVLLMTFRAVLEIFFPSSPLLPTAEFLGEPAIALLISVLLAIYTFGLGRGKGMQDVMKSITDSIGSIAMILLIIAGGGAFKQVLIDSGVDQYIAGIMQGSTLSPLLLTWLIAAVLRVSLGSATVAGLTAAGISAPLIGLTGVSPELMVIATGAGSITFSHVNDAGFWIYKEYFNLSMAQTFKTWTLMVTVLSLVGLAGVLVADLFI
- a CDS encoding four-carbon acid sugar kinase family protein; its protein translation is MKKSTDILNALPKADSKIIQAAYEQALNSFHHKVIVLDDDPTGIQTVHGVSVFTDWSEESIEAGFLEDSRMFFILTNSRSMTEKETIAVHETIASTIVKVAERLDQDFIIVSRGDSTLRGHFPLETEVLRTTIEQQSSRQFDGEILLPFFQEGGRLTINNIHYVQEGQELIPAGNTEFAQDRTFGFQSSHLGEWIEEKSDGSFTKENTTYISLDDLRALRMNQIKNQLLSVTDFKKVVVNAVDYDDVKVFVTALIEAIQAGKQLMFRSAAALTKVLGGIGDRALLTRHDLIQEQSPHGGLIMIGSHVKKTTDQLKALQQNKEVAFIEFNTHLVLKPEAFQQEIDRVIQQTEALLASGQSVAVYTRRERLDLGNDRQEEELKLSVKISDAVTSIVQRLTIRPKYLIAKGGITSSDIGTRGLHVKRATVAGQIKPGIPVWQTGEDSKFPFMSYVIFPGNVGSRNTLKEAVDILEG
- the garR gene encoding 2-hydroxy-3-oxopropionate reductase, whose translation is MTKKLGFIGLGIMGKPMALNLLKAGHTVTVFDLNEEAIQALQKAGAKGAVSAADAASESDIIITMLPKGEHVEAVVSGDHGILTTAKPGTIVVDMSSISPVTSRALAALTKQHQVEFIDAPVSGGEPKAIDGTLAIMAGGEEAIFEQVKDVLLAMGTEVVLVGTNGSGTTAKLANQIIVNLNIAAMSEALVLAAKSGIAIDKMYEAIRGGLAGSAVLDAKVPLILERNFEPGGRIDINLKDLTNVMETAHDIGVPLPLSSQLLEIFHALKADGKSGLDHGGIVQYYEKMAHVEVKKG
- a CDS encoding MurR/RpiR family transcriptional regulator produces the protein MFIIEENIFSHIRTTFHSLSPTQKKIANYILENPQKVVLHSISALASECNTSETTIFRFLRKIGYESYQVFRVHVAQDIATNTPQSIYGEIEASDSVADIKHKVIELTTNSIQDMKHIVEDHAVTQFIEQMKQAHKTVFFGAGASSFIAGDAYHKFLQLGFEVSLCSDPHMMNMIATHATEHDFIVAISHSGESREILDAVQFAKEKGAKIASITSYPKSELAKRSDFHLLSSSRETTYRSDSMISRINQLVIIDVLYVAAVLELGSNAIENVKRSRLAVAKNKT
- a CDS encoding DUF3298 and DUF4163 domain-containing protein, yielding MTMKKGLTISLLIFSLIVSLFAPVGSADAKQAKKAKVSTHYYKKKKTFKYAQVKNLSKAHMKTINRDLKEDIAFSYSTYLYLKDEAKKDGFGKITYERSFKTKFNNGKKLSILNYDYMNDGGMHGDTMVSSMNYVLTKKKTKQVFLTDVVKTKKKRTKVRDYIYNYTKKHKSKFYANLKKRDIEINYNTQYYFTKKGIAVVFQPYEISPYYVGIPVIQVPAKVYK
- the pepT gene encoding peptidase T, with the protein product MKEEMIQRFTSYVKVDTQSDADKESCPSTEGQLNLARQLVEEMKSIGIQEVTMDENGYVMGTIPSNTDKDVPTIGFLAHIDTATDFTGKNVKPQLHENYQGGDITLNEDLHIVLSPTQFPNLQKYQGHTLITTDGTTLLGADNKAGIAEIMTAMHYLIEHPEIKHGKIRVAFTPDEEIGRGPHKFDVEAFGASYAYTIDGGPLGELQYESFNAAGAKVSIKGNNVHPGTAKDKMVSAAKIGMLFHNKLPSDESPEYTEGYEGFFHLTKFVGEVEEAELQYIIRDFDKDKFNDRKALFEKIASDLKAIYGENSINLKIQDQYYNMREKIEPVKHIVDIAHEAMENRSVTPVIEPIRGGTDGSQLSYKGLPTPNIFTGGENFHGKYEFISVENMVKATEVIVEIARLFEEKA
- a CDS encoding WXG100 family type VII secretion target → MDSSQTLALAQKFQEAAEEIRQSKQLLENRLKAVVSGWQGEARNKFDQSFEETTARYDQFEKDLLETSQELRDAAVKIEERKAEIARMEELERKRREERRERNREGR
- a CDS encoding DUF6861 domain-containing protein, whose amino-acid sequence is MARDIVVDPDQLTGLANDVVGELSAIETKHRDLHSELDGLILGCDPRYRSCFSGVGDAWGAGQALISKLSSDDIAIRHAKDKMVEADDILRKLYSIYDQYGTLTSLAGIVMMQAKYYGLGMTTFIKENGRYAAQHSKLLLDLTSRVEGTRFDRLARIWLSNKELLKRSNWSMADLVHKKFTKFYPDDTVAFTNSVRDFTKGSINWKDTAAIKSVLKNGSRFAKGNAIIATVVTGATETVGCGLKIAENYAEFGDQPEVLKRENAKAVGNAVNNTVFIAGGSVAGAVVGGALGSFAGPIGTVVGGAIGSAVGGFIGEKVAKLTSGFAEQVAVKLKDPIHAVVDKGRQAFELAGQGVKAVNDTIDQANQVIHKGIEKTKETADSLIKGAGDFFKGAFSFG